One genomic segment of Penaeus chinensis breed Huanghai No. 1 chromosome 13, ASM1920278v2, whole genome shotgun sequence includes these proteins:
- the LOC125031651 gene encoding uncharacterized protein LOC125031651 has product MKGKVVEVKRLGSWIMKVKVALAEEMINISVYVPQSCYEEEEKLKFWQDMDEMLMSICEDEKLVIGSDLNGHIGTVKRVIFRIHGGGKKKGMPKIKWWELHKDEIKTRLKETSSDCCKDGM; this is encoded by the exons ATGAAGGGCAAAGTAGTTGAAGTCAAAAGATTGGGCAGTTGGATTATGAAAGTTAAAGTAGCCCTAGCAGAAGAAATGATTAACATTAGTGTATATGTACCACAGTCGTgttatgaggaggaagaaaagttaaAGTTTTGGCAAGATATGGATGAAATGCTTATGTCTATCTGTGAGGATGAGAAGTTAGTCATAGGAAGTGATCTAAATGGCCATATAGGAACAGTCAAGAGAGTTATATTTAGAATACATGGAGG aggaaagaaaaagggaatgccCAAAATCAAGTGGTGGGAGCTACACAAGGATGAAATAAAAACCAGACTCAAAGAAACC TCAtctgactgctgcaaggatggcatgtaa